From Vibrio crassostreae, one genomic window encodes:
- a CDS encoding DNA translocase FtsK, whose protein sequence is MFKQSSNKVETIIKTSEEPQSPRLSGSQRLKECSLILGVLFSILLAVALLTFSPADPSWSQTAWGGDIQNAGGYLGAWLADTLFFVFGSLAYPLPILVTVAAWVLFRKRNEEEQIDFMLWGTRLLGLTILILTSCGLADINFDDIWYFSSGGVVGDVLTSLALPTLNVLGSTLVLLFLWGAGFTLLTGISWLSIVEWLGECAIKFFTSAVNKARGQDQELLEPQLRESADRDLIEERHQEPSYRDVPALEDNKESTEHDPLDPAMSFSATNDSSDAAASALESAAPPKRHYNIHMPVEAPAKQEASEQEEPQVQRQPQVAPELIPVAPVYKAPEEPLEEGIERSKQLNATIEQLENAAMYEDDLAEQEQVDAHESQIAYQQYMQNEQQDVTSTDMALESAEPEINSSPEVTNEFDVEDVQPESLYASPMGEPEATVEDDFSAQASPFDVTEEQADEQTFAPEVQQTETEQADAELADEQFEPFSYQEEHSEPEQPTAQSQEPAVDLPWEEVTEEEPFHQDQDVAAFQSIVSEAQANMAAAQNPFLVQQDVNLPKPAEPLPTLELLFHPEKRETFIDRDALEAIARLVESKLADYKIKADVVDIFPGPVITRFELDLAPGVKVSRISGLSMDLARSLSALAVRVVEVIPGKPYVGLELPNMSRQTVFFSDVVASPQFQEAKSPTTVVLGQDIAGEAVIADLSKMPHVLVAGTTGSGKSVGVNVMILSMLYKASPEDVRFIMIDPKMLELSVYEGIPHLLSEVVTDMKDASNALRWCVGEMERRYKLMSALGVRNIKGYNDKLKMAAEAGHPIHDPLWKPGDSMDPEAPLLEKLPYIVVIVDEFADLIMVVGKKVEELIARLAQKARAAGVHLILATQRPSVDVITGLIKANIPTRVAFTVSTKTDSRTILDQGGAESLLGMGDMLYLPPGSSHTTRVHGAFASDDDVHAVVNNWKARGKPNYIDEITNGEQTPETLLPGEKMEGDEEVDPLFDQVVEHVVHSRRGSVSGVQRRFKIGYNRAARIVEQLEAQGIVSAPGHNGNREVLAPAPPKD, encoded by the coding sequence ATGTTCAAGCAGAGCAGTAATAAAGTAGAAACAATCATTAAAACGAGTGAAGAGCCTCAGTCTCCTCGTTTGAGTGGTTCTCAACGTCTCAAAGAGTGCAGCCTGATTCTCGGTGTTCTCTTCTCTATTCTACTTGCCGTTGCGTTATTAACTTTTAGTCCAGCTGACCCATCATGGTCGCAAACGGCGTGGGGTGGTGACATTCAAAATGCGGGTGGTTATCTAGGTGCTTGGTTGGCGGATACACTTTTCTTCGTATTTGGTTCTTTGGCTTACCCTTTGCCTATCTTGGTGACGGTTGCTGCGTGGGTATTATTCCGCAAGCGTAATGAAGAAGAGCAGATCGACTTCATGCTGTGGGGCACTCGCTTACTTGGCCTGACTATCCTAATCCTTACTAGTTGTGGTCTAGCGGATATTAACTTTGACGACATCTGGTACTTTTCATCAGGTGGAGTCGTGGGTGACGTCTTAACAAGCCTTGCACTTCCGACGTTGAATGTTCTTGGTAGTACGCTGGTTCTTCTTTTCTTATGGGGTGCTGGTTTTACTCTATTAACTGGTATTTCTTGGTTAAGCATTGTGGAATGGTTAGGTGAATGTGCCATCAAATTCTTCACGTCTGCTGTTAATAAGGCTCGTGGCCAAGATCAAGAGCTACTAGAGCCTCAGCTAAGAGAATCAGCGGACCGCGATTTAATCGAAGAACGTCATCAAGAGCCGAGTTACCGTGATGTTCCTGCTTTAGAAGATAACAAAGAATCAACAGAGCATGATCCACTAGATCCTGCAATGAGCTTTTCTGCGACCAATGATTCGTCAGATGCGGCTGCAAGTGCGCTAGAGAGCGCTGCGCCACCGAAGCGCCATTACAATATTCACATGCCTGTTGAGGCGCCAGCGAAGCAAGAAGCTTCAGAACAAGAAGAACCTCAGGTTCAGCGCCAACCTCAAGTTGCACCTGAGTTGATCCCTGTAGCACCTGTTTACAAAGCGCCAGAAGAACCGTTAGAAGAAGGTATTGAGCGCTCGAAGCAGCTTAATGCCACTATCGAGCAGCTAGAAAACGCCGCTATGTATGAAGATGATCTTGCGGAGCAAGAACAGGTTGATGCGCATGAATCTCAAATCGCGTATCAGCAATACATGCAGAATGAGCAACAAGACGTTACCTCTACTGATATGGCTCTTGAAAGTGCAGAACCAGAGATCAATAGCTCGCCAGAAGTAACGAATGAATTCGATGTTGAAGATGTTCAGCCAGAATCTCTATACGCTTCACCAATGGGTGAGCCAGAAGCAACTGTGGAAGATGATTTCTCTGCACAAGCTTCACCATTTGATGTAACGGAAGAGCAGGCTGACGAACAGACTTTCGCTCCTGAAGTTCAGCAGACTGAAACCGAGCAAGCTGATGCAGAATTAGCTGATGAGCAATTTGAACCTTTCTCTTATCAAGAAGAACATTCAGAGCCTGAACAGCCAACAGCACAAAGCCAAGAGCCAGCTGTTGATCTTCCTTGGGAAGAAGTTACGGAAGAAGAGCCTTTCCATCAAGATCAGGATGTCGCCGCATTCCAAAGCATTGTTTCTGAAGCCCAAGCGAATATGGCAGCGGCGCAGAACCCGTTCTTGGTTCAACAAGATGTTAATTTACCGAAGCCTGCTGAGCCATTACCAACACTTGAATTGTTATTCCACCCTGAAAAGCGTGAAACCTTTATTGACCGTGACGCATTAGAGGCAATTGCTCGTCTTGTTGAATCTAAGCTAGCGGACTATAAGATCAAGGCAGATGTGGTTGATATTTTCCCAGGTCCAGTAATCACTCGATTCGAACTTGATCTGGCTCCAGGCGTGAAAGTGAGCCGTATTTCTGGTCTTTCTATGGACTTAGCGCGTTCGCTTTCTGCATTGGCAGTACGTGTCGTAGAGGTGATTCCGGGTAAACCTTATGTTGGCTTAGAGCTGCCGAACATGAGTCGTCAAACGGTATTCTTCTCAGATGTGGTTGCTAGCCCTCAGTTCCAAGAAGCGAAATCGCCGACGACAGTGGTTCTAGGACAAGACATCGCAGGTGAAGCGGTCATTGCTGATCTATCGAAAATGCCTCACGTTCTGGTTGCTGGTACAACCGGTTCTGGTAAGTCGGTAGGTGTGAACGTAATGATTCTGAGTATGCTTTACAAAGCATCACCGGAAGATGTTCGATTCATCATGATCGACCCGAAAATGCTTGAGTTATCGGTTTACGAAGGTATCCCTCATCTATTGTCTGAAGTGGTAACCGACATGAAAGATGCGTCGAACGCCCTTCGTTGGTGTGTTGGCGAGATGGAACGCCGTTATAAGCTGATGTCAGCGTTAGGCGTTCGTAACATTAAAGGTTACAACGATAAGCTTAAGATGGCTGCGGAAGCGGGTCACCCAATTCACGATCCACTGTGGAAGCCGGGCGACAGCATGGACCCTGAAGCCCCATTGCTTGAGAAGCTGCCTTACATTGTGGTTATCGTTGATGAATTTGCCGACCTAATCATGGTGGTCGGTAAGAAGGTTGAAGAACTGATCGCACGTTTGGCACAAAAAGCACGTGCGGCGGGTGTTCACTTGATCCTAGCGACGCAACGTCCTTCGGTGGATGTTATTACCGGCCTTATCAAAGCGAACATTCCAACCCGTGTGGCCTTTACGGTATCAACCAAAACGGATTCAAGAACTATCCTTGACCAAGGTGGTGCGGAATCACTATTGGGCATGGGTGATATGCTTTACTTGCCACCGGGCTCTAGTCATACAACTCGTGTTCACGGTGCCTTTGCATCTGATGATGATGTACACGCAGTTGTGAATAACTGGAAAGCGCGTGGTAAGCCAAACTATATTGATGAGATCACTAACGGCGAACAAACCCCAGAAACCTTGCTTCCGGGTGAGAAGATGGAAGGTGATGAAGAGGTCGATCCTCTGTTTGATCAAGTGGTAGAACACGTTGTTCATTCACGTCGTGGTTCAGTTTCAGGCGTACAGCGTCGATTCAAGATTGGTTACAACCGTGCTGCACGCATTGTCGAGCAACTTGAAGCTCAAGGTATCGTAAGTGCTCCAGGCCATAACGGTAACCGAGAAGTCTTGGCACCAGCGCCACCAAAAGATTAG
- the lolA gene encoding outer membrane lipoprotein chaperone LolA, whose protein sequence is MKKVFALLFMSFSVFASPKEELSSRLALNAGFSADFKQVVISPDGDVVMEGEGTVEIARPSLFRWETTFPDENLLVSDGQSLWYYSPFIEQVSIYWQEQATSQTPFVLLTRNQESDWDNYNVAQTGNQFTLTPTAADSNQGDFQINITEKGIVQGFNVIEQDGQKGEFTFSNVDLGKPAADRFTFVAPEGVEVDDQRN, encoded by the coding sequence ATGAAAAAAGTATTCGCACTTTTATTTATGAGCTTCTCAGTGTTTGCTTCTCCGAAAGAAGAGTTGAGTAGCCGTTTGGCATTGAACGCAGGCTTTAGCGCTGACTTTAAACAAGTCGTAATCAGCCCTGATGGTGATGTTGTCATGGAAGGCGAGGGCACGGTAGAGATTGCTCGCCCTAGCTTATTCCGCTGGGAAACCACTTTCCCTGATGAAAACCTATTGGTATCTGATGGCCAGAGTTTGTGGTATTACAGCCCATTCATTGAGCAAGTGAGTATTTATTGGCAAGAGCAAGCGACATCGCAAACACCTTTTGTCCTGCTTACACGTAACCAAGAAAGCGATTGGGATAACTACAACGTCGCGCAAACAGGTAACCAATTTACACTAACACCAACGGCAGCGGACTCTAATCAGGGTGACTTCCAGATTAATATCACCGAGAAAGGCATTGTTCAGGGCTTTAATGTGATTGAACAAGACGGTCAAAAAGGTGAGTTTACCTTTAGCAATGTTGACTTGGGTAAACCTGCAGCAGACCGTTTTACTTTTGTGGCGCCGGAAGGTGTCGAGGTCGACGACCAAAGAAACTGA
- a CDS encoding replication-associated recombination protein A — MQLSNYSLDFAGDEDFRPLAARMRPETVEQYIGQQHILGPGKPLRRALEAGHIHSMILWGPPGTGKTTLAEVAANYANAEVERVSAVTSGVKDIRIAIEKARENKQAGRRTILFVDEVHRFNKSQQDAFLPHIEDGTVTFIGATTENPSFELNNALLSRARVYKLTSLNTEDISLVIRQAIEDKQRGLGDVPADFADNVLDRLAELVNGDARMSLNYLELLYDMAEDNDKGEKSITLQLLAEVAGEKVARFDNKGDIWYDLISAVHKSIRGSNPDAALYWSARMIAAGCDPLYIVRRLLAIASEDIGNADPRAMQVAMSAWDCFTRIGPAEGERAIAQAVVYLACAPKSNAVYTAWKQALTDAHNLPEYEVPHHLRNAPTTLMKDMGYGQEYRYAHDEPGAYAAGEKYLPPEMGEKQYYFPTKRGLETKIGEKLDYLADLDAKSPQKRYEK, encoded by the coding sequence TTGCAATTGAGTAATTACAGCTTAGATTTTGCGGGGGACGAAGATTTTCGTCCCCTTGCTGCTCGTATGAGACCGGAAACTGTCGAACAGTATATCGGTCAGCAGCATATATTAGGCCCAGGTAAACCACTTCGCAGAGCATTGGAAGCGGGTCATATCCACTCGATGATTTTGTGGGGGCCTCCGGGCACCGGTAAAACGACGTTAGCCGAAGTAGCGGCAAACTATGCGAATGCAGAAGTTGAACGCGTATCGGCGGTAACTTCGGGCGTAAAAGACATTCGTATTGCGATTGAAAAAGCGCGTGAGAACAAGCAAGCAGGGCGCAGAACCATCCTGTTTGTGGACGAAGTCCATCGCTTTAACAAAAGTCAGCAGGATGCTTTTCTGCCTCATATCGAAGATGGTACCGTGACCTTTATTGGTGCGACGACAGAAAACCCTTCTTTTGAGTTGAACAACGCTTTGTTGTCACGTGCGCGTGTCTACAAACTGACTTCTCTCAATACCGAGGATATTTCCCTCGTCATCCGCCAAGCGATTGAAGATAAGCAACGTGGGTTAGGTGATGTGCCTGCTGATTTTGCTGATAATGTTTTAGATCGCCTTGCAGAACTGGTTAACGGCGACGCGCGTATGTCGCTTAATTATCTTGAACTGCTGTATGACATGGCAGAAGACAACGATAAAGGTGAGAAATCGATAACCTTGCAGCTGTTGGCTGAAGTGGCCGGTGAGAAAGTCGCTCGTTTTGATAATAAAGGCGATATTTGGTATGACCTAATATCTGCAGTTCATAAGTCAATTCGTGGTTCAAACCCGGATGCGGCTTTATATTGGTCGGCACGCATGATTGCGGCAGGTTGCGATCCTCTGTATATCGTTAGACGCTTGCTGGCGATTGCTTCTGAAGATATTGGCAATGCTGACCCTCGCGCAATGCAAGTCGCGATGTCGGCTTGGGATTGTTTTACACGTATTGGCCCTGCTGAAGGGGAGCGTGCGATTGCACAGGCGGTTGTTTATCTCGCGTGTGCACCAAAGAGTAACGCCGTTTATACAGCTTGGAAGCAAGCGTTAACAGACGCGCACAATCTGCCTGAATATGAAGTCCCTCATCATTTACGGAATGCACCCACAACTTTGATGAAGGACATGGGCTACGGGCAAGAATACCGTTATGCTCATGACGAACCTGGAGCCTACGCGGCTGGGGAAAAGTATCTGCCTCCTGAAATGGGAGAGAAGCAATACTATTTCCCAACAAAACGAGGCTTAGAGACCAAAATTGGCGAGAAGCTAGATTATCTGGCGGATTTGGACGCAAAAAGCCCACAAAAACGCTATGAAAAGTAG
- the serS gene encoding serine--tRNA ligase, which produces MLDSKLLRAELDETAAKLARRGFTLDVETIRELEEKRKSLQMKTEELQALRNSRSKSIGQAKAKGDHEEAERILAEVGNLGAELDQAKVALADLQSELETITMSIPNLPDAEVPDGKDEDDNVEVSRWGQPKTYDFEVKDHVDLGEMSGGLDFASAVKISGSRFIVMKGKFARLHRAIAQFMLDLHTDEHGYTEMYVPYLVNHDSLYGTGQLPKFGEDLFHTSPLTEQVSDVPLKTLSLIPTAEVPVTNMVRDTITDEAELPLKMTAHTPCFRSEAGSYGRDTRGLIRMHQFDKVELVQITKPEDSMAALEELTGHAEKVLQLLELPYRKVILCTGDMGFGSAKTYDLEVWVPAQETYREISSCSNMWDFQARRMQARFRRKGEKKPELVHTLNGSGLAVGRTMVAILENNQEADGRIAIPAVLQPYMGGVTHIG; this is translated from the coding sequence ATGCTGGATTCTAAATTACTTCGAGCTGAGCTGGATGAAACAGCGGCAAAATTAGCACGTCGAGGCTTCACCCTTGATGTAGAGACAATTCGTGAACTTGAAGAAAAACGTAAGTCCCTTCAGATGAAAACTGAAGAGCTACAAGCGTTACGTAACTCTCGATCGAAGTCCATTGGTCAAGCGAAAGCAAAAGGCGACCATGAAGAAGCTGAGCGTATCCTTGCTGAAGTAGGCAACCTAGGCGCAGAACTAGACCAAGCTAAAGTAGCATTGGCCGATCTTCAATCTGAGCTAGAAACGATCACAATGTCTATTCCTAACCTACCTGATGCAGAAGTACCAGATGGTAAAGATGAAGACGACAACGTAGAAGTTTCTCGTTGGGGTCAACCTAAGACTTACGACTTTGAAGTGAAAGATCACGTTGATCTTGGCGAAATGTCTGGCGGTCTTGATTTTGCTAGCGCAGTTAAAATCTCTGGTTCTCGTTTCATCGTGATGAAAGGAAAATTTGCGCGCCTACACCGTGCTATTGCTCAGTTCATGCTGGACCTTCACACTGATGAGCACGGCTACACAGAAATGTACGTACCGTACCTAGTGAACCACGATAGCCTTTACGGTACTGGTCAACTTCCTAAGTTCGGCGAAGACTTGTTCCACACAAGCCCGCTAACTGAGCAAGTAAGTGATGTGCCTCTTAAGACTCTATCGCTTATCCCTACTGCGGAAGTACCGGTAACGAACATGGTTCGTGACACGATTACTGATGAAGCTGAACTGCCACTTAAGATGACAGCTCACACGCCATGTTTCCGTTCTGAAGCGGGCTCTTACGGTCGTGACACTCGTGGTCTTATCCGTATGCACCAATTCGACAAAGTTGAACTAGTACAAATCACTAAGCCAGAAGACTCAATGGCAGCACTTGAAGAGCTAACAGGTCACGCTGAGAAAGTACTTCAACTTCTAGAGCTTCCTTACCGTAAAGTGATTCTATGTACAGGTGATATGGGCTTCGGTTCTGCGAAAACTTACGACTTAGAAGTATGGGTTCCAGCACAAGAGACTTACCGTGAGATTTCTTCTTGTTCAAACATGTGGGATTTCCAAGCGCGTCGTATGCAAGCTCGTTTCCGTCGTAAAGGCGAGAAGAAACCTGAACTTGTACACACACTAAACGGTTCTGGTCTTGCTGTTGGTCGTACTATGGTTGCTATTCTTGAGAACAACCAAGAAGCTGACGGTCGTATTGCTATCCCAGCAGTACTTCAACCATACATGGGCGGCGTAACGCACATCGGTTAA
- a CDS encoding response regulator: MKLTQLNALIVDDSAIVLSTIRNMLVHIGFSERLISIAKSPRIAMALTSDTTFDVIICDYNFGNTINGKQLFEELKQSKRLKDDGIFILVTGENSALSIRPILELRPDNYLLKPFNRETLKQRITSSLKKKLVLQNIYKAERENNYQAGLEFCEELVAFHPEYFATIQQFRGSFLSKLELYDEAKRVYEKALDEGSFDWAQAGLANSLANLGQLNEAQRMIESLIDSAPTSTLYRDQAAQVNLISNKIPAAIAHFKLASELTPGNSERELAIANLCLSVNDSRTALLHYQNYVQINRDTFRDNLYMKLNHIRFLLYCASDGIDKQTNLDQVNYLISKIPTEARSGLQTDLALIAAHIAMESKQYQKAVTILTALHDKNDFNAFPVIYHHAWLLDRMSCENEFKVAENRCGMLIIKTANETVVSSQMTMCAEMKNRNTEKMTWLKEKNISIKQGQSDYKLVLVAYLDIHKRCPMIKNVCMNIVKLLSVIWPDSMGAKQVLTIIKQCDEVITQLYTIDELTKNNYQNYYRKALLACKQADAAANASFSFM; encoded by the coding sequence ATGAAATTAACTCAATTAAATGCACTTATCGTTGATGACTCAGCGATAGTGTTATCAACTATTCGCAATATGCTGGTTCATATTGGCTTTTCAGAGCGTTTGATTTCAATTGCTAAGTCACCTCGTATCGCAATGGCTCTCACCAGCGACACCACCTTTGATGTGATCATTTGCGATTATAACTTTGGCAACACCATCAACGGCAAACAGCTATTTGAAGAGTTGAAGCAATCCAAAAGATTAAAAGACGACGGGATATTTATCCTAGTAACAGGCGAGAATTCGGCTTTGTCGATCCGCCCTATCTTAGAGCTTCGGCCAGATAACTACCTATTAAAGCCGTTCAACCGCGAAACGTTGAAGCAACGTATTACCAGCTCTCTGAAAAAGAAGCTGGTTTTGCAGAATATCTACAAGGCTGAAAGAGAGAACAACTACCAAGCGGGTTTAGAGTTCTGCGAAGAGTTAGTCGCATTCCATCCAGAATATTTTGCGACGATTCAGCAGTTCCGTGGAAGCTTTCTATCAAAGCTTGAACTCTACGACGAAGCTAAGCGTGTTTATGAAAAAGCGCTTGATGAAGGCAGTTTCGATTGGGCTCAAGCTGGGCTAGCGAACAGCCTTGCGAACTTAGGTCAGCTTAATGAAGCACAACGTATGATCGAAAGCTTGATTGATTCAGCGCCCACCAGCACTTTGTATCGAGACCAAGCCGCTCAGGTCAATCTGATCAGCAACAAGATTCCTGCGGCGATTGCACACTTTAAATTAGCAAGTGAACTCACCCCTGGAAATTCAGAGAGAGAGTTAGCAATCGCGAATCTATGCTTGTCGGTGAATGACTCGAGAACTGCGCTACTTCACTATCAAAACTACGTGCAGATCAACAGAGACACCTTCCGTGACAACTTGTACATGAAGTTGAATCATATTCGATTCTTGCTCTATTGCGCGTCGGATGGCATTGATAAGCAAACGAATTTGGATCAGGTCAATTACCTGATTTCTAAGATCCCTACCGAGGCAAGATCTGGACTTCAAACCGACTTGGCATTGATAGCAGCTCACATCGCGATGGAATCCAAGCAATATCAAAAGGCAGTGACAATTTTGACCGCACTTCACGACAAGAATGACTTCAACGCATTTCCTGTGATTTACCACCATGCATGGTTGTTGGACAGAATGAGTTGTGAGAACGAATTTAAAGTCGCTGAGAATCGCTGCGGCATGTTGATCATCAAGACAGCAAACGAAACCGTTGTGTCGAGCCAGATGACGATGTGTGCTGAGATGAAAAATCGCAACACAGAAAAAATGACATGGCTTAAAGAGAAAAACATCAGTATTAAGCAAGGCCAGTCAGATTATAAATTGGTGCTTGTAGCTTACTTAGATATTCATAAGCGCTGCCCGATGATCAAAAACGTCTGTATGAACATCGTGAAACTACTTTCTGTGATTTGGCCAGATTCTATGGGTGCTAAGCAAGTGCTCACTATCATCAAGCAATGTGATGAAGTGATTACCCAGCTTTATACCATTGATGAGCTGACAAAAAACAACTATCAAAACTACTACCGAAAGGCGCTTCTAGCGTGTAAACAAGCAGATGCTGCTGCCAACGCCAGCTTCTCGTTTATGTAG
- a CDS encoding EAL domain-containing response regulator — protein MKILIVEDSLLQATQIQILLKRYSVDEVYTAYNGEDAIELCKQHRFDIAFCDLQLPQIDGVSLLASSEAQGSIQTVVILSAMADAALDSTKSMCKLIGYNEVEAIPKPVDETHIQRLLSSYKRIQTAKSILPTEVKLDEQQTIEAFENEWFTNAYQTQHDVEQSTLVGVEVLARIMHPKLGLLTPFHFMDTLRQLGLMDRLFFTVLELALKDISSMRKPVHFAINIEQSTLKLEIADQVASLCDNYKIDPSLLTLEITEHETILLDAHCYKNIAKLSMLGVGLSVDDFGTGYASLSQLSSLPFTELKVDRSFVNNISENKKNQILTKACINLAENLGLSCIVEGVEQQQDLEYLKTIGMTKYQGFITSKPASFSELTSVNNLK, from the coding sequence ATGAAAATTCTCATCGTTGAGGATTCATTGTTACAAGCAACACAAATTCAGATCCTACTTAAACGCTACAGCGTTGATGAGGTTTATACCGCTTATAACGGTGAAGATGCGATAGAGCTATGCAAACAACATCGCTTTGATATTGCGTTCTGTGACCTTCAGTTGCCACAGATTGATGGTGTGTCGTTATTGGCTTCTTCGGAAGCTCAAGGTTCGATACAAACTGTCGTCATCTTGAGTGCAATGGCTGATGCTGCGTTGGATTCAACCAAAAGCATGTGCAAACTCATTGGCTATAACGAAGTCGAAGCGATACCGAAACCGGTCGATGAAACGCATATCCAGCGTTTGTTGTCATCGTATAAACGAATCCAAACCGCTAAGTCTATTCTGCCGACCGAAGTTAAGTTAGATGAACAGCAGACCATTGAAGCCTTTGAAAATGAATGGTTCACCAATGCTTATCAAACGCAACATGACGTTGAACAATCGACATTGGTGGGTGTTGAGGTACTTGCTCGGATCATGCATCCAAAATTAGGGTTGCTCACACCTTTCCATTTCATGGACACATTGCGTCAACTTGGACTGATGGATCGACTTTTCTTCACCGTGCTTGAGCTGGCTCTAAAAGATATCTCGTCGATGCGTAAGCCGGTTCATTTTGCGATCAATATTGAACAATCAACATTGAAGCTTGAGATTGCCGACCAAGTCGCAAGCTTATGTGACAATTACAAAATTGATCCGTCACTACTGACACTAGAAATCACAGAGCACGAAACGATCCTACTGGATGCGCATTGCTATAAGAACATCGCAAAACTCAGCATGTTGGGGGTTGGATTGTCGGTTGATGATTTCGGGACGGGCTATGCGTCTTTATCTCAGTTGTCGAGCTTGCCATTTACTGAGCTAAAAGTAGACCGCAGTTTTGTAAACAACATTAGCGAAAACAAAAAGAATCAGATTCTAACGAAAGCTTGCATCAATTTGGCAGAAAACCTTGGCCTTTCTTGTATTGTCGAAGGTGTAGAACAGCAGCAAGACCTTGAATACTTAAAAACAATTGGCATGACCAAATATCAAGGTTTTATTACTTCAAAGCCTGCAAGCTTTTCGGAATTAACGTCAGTAAATAATTTAAAATAA